The Sorangiineae bacterium MSr11954 DNA segment AGGCAGAAAGAAGTCAGTGTGGCGGAGCGAATCGTCAACGCCGAGCTCACCGAGTACGTCTCGTGGGCGCGAGGTCTCGACGTGCAACCCGCCGTCGTCGCCCTGCGCGCCAAGACGCGCGCCGTCTTGCTCGGGGAATTGGAGCGCACCCTGTCGGGGCGTTTGAAGCACCTCGGGGAGGGCGACCGCGCCGCGCTCGAGCAAATGATGGAGAGCGCCGTGAACAAGCTTTTGCACGCGCCCACCACCCGCCTCAAGGCCGGCGCCGCCAACGGCACCGAGGGCGAGCACGTGAACGCCATCAAGCACCTGTTCGATTTGCCCGAGCCGCCCCGCACCTCGGATCCGCCGGAGATCGCGGGCCCGTTCGGGTCCGGGGCCGGCTCCGTCGCCGAGAAGGATGACGACGAGCGGCTTCCGCATTAGAGAATGCCGCCCGATGCGCCTGGTCTACGCCACTCGAAAATCGCTCCTCGCCCTCGCCCAATGCCGCGCCGTGATCGCGCGCTTGCGGGCGATCCATCCGCACGTCGAGTGGGTCGAAGAACAGGTCGTCACCAGCGGCGACAAGATCCAAGATCGCCCGCTCGCGGACATCGGGGGCAAAGGGCTCTTCGTAAAAGAAATCGAAGAGCGCCTGCTCGATGGCCGCGCGCAAATCGCGGTGCACTCCATCAAAGACGTGCCGGGCGTCATCCCCGAGGGCCTGGCCATCGTCTGCGTCCCTGCACGCGAAGACCCCCGCGACGCGCTGGTGGCCCCGCGCCATGCTTCGCTCGCCGCGCTCCCCCCCGGGGCCACGGTCGGCACCAGCAGCCTGCGCCGGCTGGTGGCGCTCAAGAACGCGCGCCCCGATTTGAACGTCGTGCCCATGCGCGGCAATGTCGACACGCGCCTTCGCAAGGTGGACGCGGGCGAGGTCGACGCCATCGTCCTGGCCAACGCCGGCTTGATCCGGCTCGGGCTCGGGGCGCGCGTCACCGAGCTGCTCGCGCCCGAGGTGTCGCTGCCCGCCGTGGGCCAAGGGGCGCTCGGCATCGAAGCGCACGAGGGCGACGAGGCCACGCGCGCCTTGCTCGCACCCTTGCACGATCCGGTCACCGGCATTTGCGTGGCCACCGAGCGGGGGGTGATGATCGCGGTCGAAGGAGACTGCCGTACGCCCATCGCGGCGCACGCGATCCGCACGGCGGAGGGCGCGCTCCATCTGCGAGCGTTCATTGCGAATCCCGATGGGACCCATTGTCGTACGACTGAACGGACGATTCCGTGGCCTTCGTCGGAGTCGGAGGCCGCGGGGGTGGGTCGCGACGTCGGTCACCATCTACTTG contains these protein-coding regions:
- the hemC gene encoding hydroxymethylbilane synthase, translated to MRLVYATRKSLLALAQCRAVIARLRAIHPHVEWVEEQVVTSGDKIQDRPLADIGGKGLFVKEIEERLLDGRAQIAVHSIKDVPGVIPEGLAIVCVPAREDPRDALVAPRHASLAALPPGATVGTSSLRRLVALKNARPDLNVVPMRGNVDTRLRKVDAGEVDAIVLANAGLIRLGLGARVTELLAPEVSLPAVGQGALGIEAHEGDEATRALLAPLHDPVTGICVATERGVMIAVEGDCRTPIAAHAIRTAEGALHLRAFIANPDGTHCRTTERTIPWPSSESEAAGVGRDVGHHLLAQIS